A stretch of the Arvicola amphibius chromosome 8, mArvAmp1.2, whole genome shotgun sequence genome encodes the following:
- the LOC119820400 gene encoding LOW QUALITY PROTEIN: zinc finger protein 419-like (The sequence of the model RefSeq protein was modified relative to this genomic sequence to represent the inferred CDS: deleted 2 bases in 1 codon), with product MSQGPTILWSPMVIVEAAGGALPQVSHYSLKPGNQEEGCVSFEDVAVYFSWEEWKLLDDSQRLLYRTVMTEIFELVSSLRLELSGIKDITRVESCGDLSTPALRFPTPCLWTGCWIKVESEASPFEQSLSAEGDLSASVLQQQVLSCAETPLLSADNAMIIQTSSGLLKYQVTSSDGETPRTTENGEAIHPEKKTCKCSYCGKVFTSISHLNRHWKIHTGEKPFQCSECGKSFSQKAFLIKHFRMHTGEKPYRCSECGKAFKHNISLISHQGLHTGEMPFKCNECGKSYRSREGLKVHYRFHTGEMPFECQRVGKSYRSREGLLNHFYSHTAEKPFSCSECGEYFTQNSDLIEHLTVHGKPFKCNECGRVFNSSYNFVRHMKVHIVAKQYACRECDKVYCSSSSLYKHRKIHTR from the exons ATGTCCCAGGGCCCCACCATTCTGTGGAGCCCTATGGTGATCGTGGAGGCTGCGGGTGGAGCCCTGCCCCAG GTTTCCCATTATTCATTGAAACCTGGCAACCAGGAAGAG GGCTGTGTGTCCTTTGAGGACGTGGCTGTGTACTTCTCCTGGGAGGAATGGAAGCTGCTTGATGACTCCCAAAGGCTCCTGTACCGGACTGTGATGACCGAGATCTTCGAACTTGTTTCCTCGCTGA GACTTGAACTTTCTGGGATCAAGGACATAACTCGGGTGGAGTCTTGCGGAGATCTCTCCACGCCTGCACTGAGATTCCCGACTCCATGTTTGTGGACAG GTTGTTGGATCAAAGTGGAGAGTGAAGCGTCCCCCTTTGAGCAGAGTCTGTCTGCGGAAGGAGACCTTAGTGCATCTGTGCTCCAGCAGCAAGTGCTGAGCTGTGCTGAGACACCCTTACTAAGTGCAGACAACGCGATGATCATCCAGACTTCCTCAGGTCTTCTCAAGTATCAGGTGACTTCTAGTGACGGGGAGACACCCAGGACCACTGAGAATGGAGAGGCCATTCACCCCGAGAAGAAGACCTGCAAATGCAGTTACTGTGGCAAAGTCTTTACTAGTATCTCTCACCTTAATCGGCACTGGAagatacacactggagaaaaaccttTTCAGTGCAGCgagtgtgggaaatccttcagccagaaAGCCTTTCTCATCAAGCATTTCAGAatgcacactggagagaagccttataGGTGCAGTGAATGTGGCAAAGCCTTCAAGCATAATATCTCCCTCATTTCCCATCAGGGACTTCACACAGGAGAAATGCCTTTCAAGTGCAACGAATGTGGGAAATCGTACAGGAGCAGAGAAGGCCTTAAAGTTCATTATCGGTTTCACACCGGGGAA ATGCCTTTTGAGTGCCAGCGAGTGGGGAAATCGTACAGGAGCAGGGAAGGCCTTTTGAATCATTTCTACAGTCACACTGCGGAGAAGCCTTTCAGCTGCAGCGAATGTGGGGAGTATTTCACCCAAAACTCTGACCTCATTGAACATCTTACAGTCCACGGCAAACCGTTCAAGTGCAATGAGTGTGGGAGAGTCTTTAATTCAAGTTACAACTTCGTTAGACACATGAAAGTTCACATTGTAGCCAAGCAGTATGCGTGCAGGGAGTGTGACAAAGTGTACTGCAGTAGCTCTAGCCTGTATAAACACCGCAAGATTCACACTCGATAA
- the LOC119820399 gene encoding zinc finger protein 419-like: MAMSQGPAGQWSPMVMVQAAGGALPQVSHYSLKPGNQEEGCVSFEDVAVYFSWEEWKLLDDSQRLLYWTVMTEIFTLMSSLGLISSGIHDITQLESWGEPSVPALRFLTPGCWIKVESEASPFEQSLSAEGDLSASVLQQQVLSCAETPLLSADNAMIIQTSSGLLTYQVTSSDGETPRSTGSGEAIHPEKKACKCSDCGKVFTSISHLNRHRMIHTGEKPFQCSECGMSFSQKAFLIKHFRIHTGEKPFRCSECGKAFKHNISLVSHRRVHTGETPFTCSECGKSYMTRSNLTRHYQVHSGEKPYNCSECGKAFKEKSSLVYHARAHTRERPFQCSECGKSFSQKAFLMKHFRIHTGEKPFTCSECGKAFKHNCFLVAHQRVHTGETPFTCSECGKSYMNRSSLLYHYRAHSGEKP; encoded by the exons ATGGCCATGTCCCAGGGGCCCGCTGGCCAGTGGAGCCCGATGGTGATGGTGCAGGCTGCGGGTGGAGCCCTGCCCCAG GTTTCCCATTATTCATTGAAACCTGGCAACCAGGAAGAG GGCTGTGTGTCCTTTGAGGACGTGGCTGTGTACTTCTCCTGGGAGGAATGGAAGCTGCTTGATGACTCCCAAAGGCTCCTGTACTGGACTGTGATGACCGAGATCTTCACACTCATGTCCTCGCTGG gGCTTATATCTTCTGGGATTCACGACATCACTCAGCTAGAGTCTTGGGGAGAGCCCTCTGTGCCTGCACTGAGATTCCTGACTCCAG GTTGTTGGATCAAAGTGGAGAGTGAAGCATCCCCCTTTGAGCAGAGTCTGTCTGCGGAAGGAGACCTTAGTGCATCCGTGCTCCAGCAGCAAGTGCTGAGCTGTGCTGAGACACCCTTGCTAAGTGCAGACAACGCGATGATCATCCAGACTTCCTCAGGTCTTCTCACGTATCAGGTGACTTCTAGTGACGGGGAGACACCCAGGAGCACTGGGAGTGGAGAGGCCATTCACCCCGAGAAGAAGGCCTGCAAATGCAGTGACTGTGGCAAAGTCTTTACTAGTATCTCTCACCTTAATCGGCACCGGAtgatacacactggagaaaagccctTTCAGTGCAGCGAGTGTGGGATGTCCTTCAGCCAGAAAGCCTTTCTCATCAAGCATTtcagaattcacactggagagaagcccttcAGGTGCAGCGAGTGTGGCAAAGCCTTCAAGCATAATATCTCTCTGGTTTCTCACCGGCGAGTTCACACGGGAGAAACACCTTTTACGTGCAGTGAATGTGGGAAGTCATATATGACTAGATCCAACCTTACACGTCATTATCAAGTTCACTCCGGCGAAAAGCCGTACAACTGCAGCGAATGCGGGAAAGCCTTTAAGGAAAAATCCAGCCTTGTTTATCATGCCCGGGCGCATACTCGTGAAAGGCCTTTCCAGTGCAGCGaatgtgggaaatccttcagccagaaAGCCTTTCTCATGAAGCATTTCAGAATTCACACGGGGGAAAAGCCTTTCACGTGCAGTGAATGTGGCAAAGCTTTTAAGCATAACTGCTTCCTCGTTGCTCACCAGCGAGTGCACACTGGTGAAACACCTTTTACGTGCAGTGAATGTGGGAAATCTTACATGAACAGATCCAGCCTTTTGTATCATTATCGAGCTCACTCTGGAGAAAAGCCGTAG